In the genome of Bacillus sp. S3, one region contains:
- a CDS encoding redoxin domain-containing protein, whose amino-acid sequence MAPGFSLDATTKEKISLADYKGKKNVVVAFYGMDFTPGUIKEIASWKEDYKRFEQSDAEVLCISADHIHSHRVFAASMGTLPYPLLSDWHKETIKSYKVLNEKGEVAIRSVFVVKKDGTISYLNTSFKADKKEDYEAVFTELERLKE is encoded by the coding sequence ATGGCTCCGGGCTTTTCGCTGGACGCAACAACGAAGGAAAAGATTTCACTCGCTGATTATAAAGGGAAAAAGAACGTTGTGGTTGCCTTTTATGGAATGGATTTTACCCCCGGCTGAATTAAAGAAATCGCCTCTTGGAAAGAGGACTACAAAAGATTTGAACAATCAGACGCAGAAGTACTATGTATCAGTGCGGATCATATTCACTCACACCGTGTTTTTGCAGCGAGTATGGGAACATTGCCTTATCCTTTATTATCTGACTGGCATAAAGAAACAATAAAAAGCTATAAAGTATTGAACGAAAAAGGCGAAGTAGCAATCCGTTCTGTCTTCGTTGTAAAAAAAGACGGTACCATCAGCTACCTAAACACCTCCTTTAAGGCAGACAAGAAAGAAGACTATGAAGCCGTATTCACCGAGCTCGAAAGATTAAAAGAATAA
- a CDS encoding sugar ABC transporter ATP-binding protein produces MEEILSVEGVNKHFAKVKALNNIQFSLNRGEIHALVGHNGAGKSTFVKVLTGAYTPDAGVIKLENKEVSFRGIQDSIDKGIGIVTQEGSLIPSFNAIENIFLGQEESKIGLINRRKLVKKAKHLMETLGIDLDLNKEVKDLNPAQRKLIEVLKILNIHPSILILDEPTAALSENERNKLFSVMRKLKNDGITIIFITHYLDEVFEMSDRITVLRNGTHAGTRITSQSSNDEIIKLMIDKDHHSEYPEKTHGLGEVLFEAKSVSDGQKLTDVTISVKRGEIVGIFGTVGSGRTELAECIFGARDRKSGKVFIEGKEIKNRKSVPKSIENGLVLIPDDRLKKSLILDEPVKRNISLPFLGEMSLFSWVQVKKEEKISQMMVNDLNIKTPSIHEKVKNLSGGNKQKVSFGKWIVSEDKKPKVFIFDEPTEGVDVGARAEMYKIMVDLAKQGAGIILISSDISEIKGLSDRIYIMKEGSIVDEIQLDEVTNERLIQSSLGV; encoded by the coding sequence TTGGAGGAAATACTGTCTGTTGAGGGAGTAAACAAACATTTCGCAAAGGTTAAAGCATTGAATAATATCCAATTTAGCCTAAATAGAGGGGAAATCCATGCTTTAGTTGGTCATAATGGCGCGGGCAAATCTACTTTTGTCAAAGTTTTAACAGGAGCCTATACTCCTGATGCCGGTGTGATTAAATTGGAAAACAAAGAAGTTTCTTTTCGCGGCATCCAAGATTCCATTGATAAAGGGATCGGGATTGTCACCCAAGAGGGGAGTTTAATCCCAAGTTTTAATGCAATTGAAAATATATTTCTAGGGCAAGAAGAAAGTAAAATTGGTCTTATTAATAGAAGGAAATTGGTGAAAAAAGCAAAACATTTGATGGAGACGTTAGGAATTGATCTGGATTTAAATAAAGAAGTCAAAGATTTGAACCCGGCACAACGAAAGCTCATTGAGGTTTTAAAAATATTGAATATTCATCCGAGCATATTAATATTAGATGAACCTACAGCCGCCTTATCAGAAAATGAACGAAACAAGTTGTTTTCTGTTATGAGAAAGTTAAAAAATGATGGTATTACTATTATTTTTATTACTCATTATTTAGACGAAGTTTTTGAAATGTCAGACCGTATCACCGTCTTAAGAAATGGTACACATGCTGGAACAAGAATAACGTCGCAATCATCGAATGATGAGATCATTAAACTGATGATTGACAAAGACCACCATAGCGAGTATCCAGAAAAGACTCATGGGCTGGGGGAGGTCCTATTCGAGGCAAAAAGTGTTTCTGACGGTCAGAAGCTAACCGATGTGACTATTTCAGTTAAGCGAGGGGAAATAGTCGGTATTTTTGGTACAGTCGGGTCTGGAAGGACTGAACTGGCTGAATGCATTTTTGGTGCTAGAGATAGGAAAAGTGGAAAAGTATTCATAGAAGGAAAAGAGATTAAAAATAGAAAATCAGTGCCTAAATCGATCGAAAATGGGCTTGTTTTAATCCCTGACGATCGATTGAAAAAAAGCTTAATTTTAGACGAACCGGTTAAACGAAATATCTCACTTCCATTTTTGGGTGAAATGTCATTATTCTCTTGGGTACAGGTTAAAAAAGAAGAAAAAATTTCTCAAATGATGGTGAATGACCTTAATATTAAAACTCCGTCCATTCATGAAAAGGTAAAAAATTTAAGCGGCGGTAATAAACAAAAAGTTTCCTTCGGAAAATGGATTGTCTCGGAAGATAAAAAGCCAAAGGTATTTATATTTGATGAGCCTACTGAAGGTGTAGACGTTGGAGCAAGGGCTGAGATGTATAAAATTATGGTGGATTTAGCAAAACAAGGTGCCGGAATCATATTAATATCCTCAGATATTTCCGAGATAAAGGGGCTATCAGACCGAATATATATTATGAAAGAAGGATCTATCGTGGACGAAATCCAATTAGATGAGGTCACTAATGAAAGACTCATTCAAAGCTCTTTAGGAGTCTAA
- the rpe gene encoding ribulose-phosphate 3-epimerase, with product MVLISPSILDGNHMNLQNDILAIAKGGGDSIHVDIMDGHYVKNLTFGPKTVEHLRKITDLPIDVHFEMYKQEEYIDCFIDAGANLITLQFESLVHPLRAIEKVKNRGCSVSLAFAPMTSLDSVKYFIHELDQINLMSVEPGFGGQKFRTEVFNKITFIQNIIQSEQLNTIISVDGGVNEININRLIELGVGNLIIGSRIFKNQEIEKNIQSLRQLVTYKGEKV from the coding sequence ATGGTGTTAATCTCACCCTCAATTTTAGATGGAAATCACATGAATCTTCAAAATGATATCTTAGCTATCGCGAAAGGAGGTGGGGATTCGATCCATGTGGATATAATGGATGGTCATTATGTTAAGAATCTCACATTCGGTCCCAAAACAGTAGAACATCTGAGGAAAATTACTGACTTGCCGATCGATGTCCATTTTGAAATGTATAAGCAAGAGGAATATATTGACTGCTTTATTGATGCAGGGGCGAATTTAATCACACTTCAATTTGAAAGTCTCGTACATCCATTGCGAGCCATTGAGAAAGTAAAGAATAGAGGTTGTTCCGTTTCATTAGCTTTTGCGCCCATGACCAGTTTGGATTCAGTAAAATATTTTATCCATGAACTTGATCAAATTAACTTAATGTCAGTTGAACCTGGTTTTGGCGGCCAAAAGTTTAGAACAGAAGTATTTAATAAAATAACGTTTATCCAAAACATTATTCAGAGTGAACAACTTAACACCATTATTTCAGTTGATGGAGGGGTTAATGAAATAAATATTAATAGATTAATAGAGTTAGGGGTTGGAAATTTAATCATTGGAAGCAGGATATTCAAAAACCAAGAAATCGAAAAGAATATTCAAAGTTTGAGACAATTAGTCACATATAAGGGGGAAAAAGTATGA
- a CDS encoding GyrI-like domain-containing protein, which produces MECKTVEKIFRVVGIRGSGAYANFDTDVPNLARKFLIRLDEIENCAGTEVALFEPKRDANHLEGHYYVGLLVKEALIEVPAGMEYIETAQNYITTRGKMNNIATLHSTLLNWAEEQGYKRDLKSHIVETYHPMENGEEEVEIYLPIYI; this is translated from the coding sequence ATGGAGTGTAAAACGGTAGAGAAAATTTTTAGGGTTGTAGGAATAAGAGGCAGTGGGGCTTATGCTAATTTTGATACCGATGTTCCAAACCTTGCCCGAAAATTCCTCATTCGTTTAGATGAAATCGAAAATTGCGCAGGCACGGAAGTTGCCCTTTTTGAACCTAAAAGGGATGCTAATCATTTGGAAGGCCATTATTATGTAGGATTACTCGTTAAGGAGGCCCTAATAGAGGTTCCAGCTGGGATGGAGTATATTGAAACTGCTCAAAACTACATCACGACAAGGGGGAAAATGAATAATATCGCTACCTTACATAGCACTTTATTAAATTGGGCAGAGGAACAGGGTTATAAAAGGGATCTTAAATCTCATATTGTTGAAACCTATCATCCAATGGAAAATGGCGAGGAAGAAGTTGAGATTTATTTACCTATTTATATTTAA
- a CDS encoding ABC transporter permease translates to MQSISVVRNEKKALDTSYLVSHYATIATLLILFIVFSIFVDKFFELNNIMNIARQVSTLAIVAFGLTITMAAGDFDLSVGSIASLSGVVVAGLLANGSGMLAAILAALAVGAGIGLLNGVVSTKVGIPSMIVTLGVSSIAIGVNFMYTGGRAVYGGLPISFTALGRGALFGIPSPIFIMLILGIVVFIFLNYTKPGRYIYATGGNATAARLSGIKTLKYRTIGLMFSGLGAGIAGIVLAARLGSGQPTAGSSFLLDGLAAVFIGMTTIRIGQPNIIGTFVGVLLIGLLNNGLNLLGLPFYIQDIAKGLIMVIAVAFAASKNELKFFSS, encoded by the coding sequence ATGCAAAGTATATCAGTTGTAAGAAATGAAAAGAAGGCATTGGATACAAGCTATCTAGTATCCCATTATGCTACTATTGCGACGTTGCTCATACTATTTATTGTATTTTCAATATTCGTAGATAAATTCTTTGAATTAAATAATATCATGAACATTGCGCGTCAGGTTTCTACTTTAGCCATTGTGGCATTTGGTTTAACAATTACGATGGCAGCAGGTGATTTTGACTTATCGGTTGGAAGTATTGCAAGTTTGTCCGGAGTAGTTGTAGCAGGGCTTCTTGCCAATGGGTCGGGAATGCTTGCAGCTATTTTAGCCGCTCTAGCAGTTGGTGCCGGAATTGGACTTTTAAATGGAGTGGTATCGACAAAAGTTGGTATCCCTTCTATGATTGTGACCCTTGGGGTATCTTCTATTGCTATAGGTGTCAATTTTATGTATACGGGAGGAAGAGCCGTTTACGGTGGACTGCCCATTTCATTTACCGCATTGGGTAGAGGGGCCTTATTCGGAATTCCTTCACCCATTTTCATTATGCTGATTCTCGGTATTGTCGTATTTATTTTCTTAAACTATACAAAGCCTGGACGATATATTTATGCTACTGGCGGTAATGCGACAGCGGCGAGGCTTTCAGGTATCAAAACCTTAAAATACAGAACAATTGGGTTAATGTTTAGTGGGCTTGGTGCCGGAATTGCGGGAATTGTTTTGGCTGCTAGATTAGGAAGCGGCCAGCCGACTGCAGGATCGTCCTTTCTATTAGATGGTTTAGCCGCAGTATTTATTGGAATGACGACAATTAGAATTGGCCAGCCTAATATTATTGGAACGTTTGTTGGTGTGCTACTAATTGGTCTACTTAACAATGGTTTAAACCTATTAGGTTTACCCTTCTACATTCAAGATATTGCCAAAGGTTTAATCATGGTCATAGCAGTAGCGTTTGCCGCAAGTAAAAATGAATTAAAGTTTTTCTCTTCTTAA
- a CDS encoding sugar ABC transporter substrate-binding protein, whose protein sequence is MKKPKLWAVVMMLLTFLFIVGCSADTTQSSNSESSGKGKNESASKETSSKGSEGKEELEIAWVHMNSAAQSEQRAKKGFEDFVKKSGYKWNLSVVDSKGSGQNLASNIEDAVQRKVDAIIISMADLRAAKASIAEAEKAGIPVFSVDSGWTPGIVVDVTSNNYVMSSKVSSYLVDRLGGEGNIVAFKMAEHHGVRKRGEVLDTIVKENPGIKVLEEHNIDYTNFYEDTLKTMEDYIARYGDKIDAVWTGWDEPAMAAAAAIQAAGISKDKIFVTGIDGHPPAIDEMKKGSPIAATVAQGFEVMGEKIAGYIYSIRTEGKPIDQVINSTTVYVDTPLITDKNLPEDGVEPYKAKDFYSSN, encoded by the coding sequence ATGAAAAAGCCAAAGCTTTGGGCAGTTGTGATGATGTTATTAACGTTCCTATTTATTGTTGGATGTTCGGCTGATACTACGCAGTCTTCGAATTCTGAATCTTCAGGTAAAGGTAAAAATGAGTCAGCCTCAAAAGAAACTTCCTCTAAAGGCAGCGAAGGGAAGGAAGAGTTAGAAATTGCTTGGGTTCACATGAATTCAGCTGCACAATCTGAACAAAGAGCAAAAAAGGGATTTGAAGATTTCGTTAAGAAAAGCGGATATAAGTGGAACTTGAGTGTTGTTGATAGTAAAGGATCTGGTCAAAATCTAGCATCAAATATTGAGGACGCGGTTCAAAGAAAAGTCGACGCAATCATCATTTCAATGGCTGATCTGCGTGCAGCAAAAGCTTCTATTGCAGAAGCAGAGAAAGCTGGCATTCCTGTCTTTTCGGTCGACTCAGGCTGGACACCAGGTATTGTTGTAGATGTAACGAGTAATAACTACGTGATGTCGTCTAAAGTCTCGAGTTATTTAGTAGATAGATTAGGTGGAGAAGGAAATATTGTTGCCTTTAAGATGGCTGAACACCATGGAGTTCGAAAAAGAGGAGAAGTATTAGATACGATTGTAAAGGAAAACCCAGGTATTAAGGTGCTTGAGGAACATAATATTGATTACACAAATTTTTATGAAGATACACTAAAAACAATGGAAGATTATATCGCTAGATACGGAGATAAAATTGACGCTGTATGGACTGGCTGGGATGAGCCTGCAATGGCTGCTGCAGCTGCTATTCAAGCAGCAGGAATTAGTAAGGATAAGATTTTTGTCACTGGAATTGACGGTCATCCGCCTGCAATTGATGAAATGAAAAAGGGGTCTCCAATTGCGGCAACAGTAGCCCAAGGATTTGAGGTTATGGGAGAAAAAATAGCGGGGTATATCTATAGTATTAGAACAGAAGGAAAACCTATCGATCAAGTAATAAATTCAACCACTGTTTATGTTGATACACCTTTAATAACGGATAAGAACTTACCTGAAGATGGAGTAGAACCATATAAAGCCAAAGATTTCTATAGCTCAAATTAA